Proteins found in one Ferrovibrio sp. MS7 genomic segment:
- a CDS encoding VOC family protein, whose protein sequence is MSKTAIGALHHIGLAIPDLDAAVLQYSKIPGAMVGPEFTIPGLAYRLVYVEIGGAKLELVQPTTTTSTAARYLESHPQGGVYHLAYLVEDVRAAAANLVAQGAAIVGPSEPRIEGDGHHVLVVDARQTHGTMIELRQAP, encoded by the coding sequence ATGAGCAAGACTGCCATCGGCGCATTGCACCATATCGGCCTCGCAATTCCCGACCTCGACGCGGCAGTCTTGCAGTACAGCAAAATCCCAGGCGCCATGGTTGGCCCGGAATTCACCATTCCGGGCCTCGCCTACCGCCTGGTTTATGTCGAGATTGGCGGCGCCAAGCTGGAACTGGTGCAGCCCACCACCACGACCAGCACGGCGGCGCGCTATCTTGAGAGCCATCCGCAAGGCGGTGTCTATCACCTCGCCTATCTGGTGGAGGATGTCCGTGCCGCTGCCGCCAATCTGGTGGCGCAAGGCGCGGCCATCGTCGGCCCGTCAGAGCCGCGCATCGAGGGCGATGGCCACCACGTGCTGGTGGTGGATGCGCGCCAGACGCATGGCACCATGATCGAACTGCGCCAGGCGCCTTAG
- a CDS encoding AEC family transporter has protein sequence MLDVIFAILPIFLLILIGLGMRRWNFPGEGFWPLADRSVYFLFFPALLIHNLARADLGDLDPTGLFGTLFGSILLIAAIGYGLRRPLRLDGPAFTSLFQGSIRFNTFVGFGAVAALAGNAGITLYAVVISVAIPVLNILTVLVMMRFGSHAQGGASLRDQFFALAKNPLIIACLVGIFLNQTGIGLPRGIDAVFKTLGDVAAPLGLLTVGAALQLDALRRGGPAVAATLVLKLLLYPAAMFGLSRLWHLTLLETQVLVLWAMLPTSSASYILARQMGGDAPLMAAIVTATTLGAFITMPILLGLMGL, from the coding sequence ATGCTCGACGTCATCTTCGCGATTCTGCCGATCTTCCTGCTGATCCTGATCGGCCTTGGCATGCGGCGCTGGAATTTTCCCGGCGAAGGCTTCTGGCCGCTGGCCGACCGCAGCGTCTATTTCCTGTTCTTCCCGGCGCTGCTGATCCACAACCTGGCGCGCGCCGATCTCGGCGACCTCGATCCCACCGGCCTGTTCGGCACGCTGTTCGGCTCGATCCTGCTGATCGCCGCCATCGGCTACGGCTTGCGCCGGCCTCTCAGGCTGGACGGCCCGGCCTTCACCAGCCTGTTCCAGGGCTCGATCCGCTTCAACACTTTCGTCGGCTTCGGTGCCGTGGCGGCTTTGGCCGGTAATGCGGGTATCACGCTCTATGCCGTGGTGATCTCGGTGGCAATCCCGGTGCTGAATATCCTCACCGTGCTGGTGATGATGCGGTTCGGCAGCCATGCCCAGGGCGGCGCCTCGCTGCGCGACCAGTTCTTTGCGCTGGCGAAGAACCCGCTGATCATCGCCTGCCTTGTCGGCATCTTCCTGAACCAGACCGGCATCGGCCTGCCGCGCGGCATCGACGCGGTGTTCAAGACACTCGGCGATGTCGCGGCCCCGCTCGGCCTGCTCACGGTCGGCGCCGCCTTGCAGCTTGACGCCCTGCGCCGGGGCGGCCCAGCGGTGGCGGCAACCCTGGTGCTGAAGCTGCTGCTTTATCCGGCGGCGATGTTCGGCCTCTCTCGGCTATGGCACCTCACCCTGCTCGAGACACAGGTGCTGGTGCTGTGGGCGATGCTGCCAACCTCAAGCGCCAGCTACATCCTGGCCCGCCAGATGGGCGGCGACGCGCCGCTGATGGCGGCGATTGTCACCGCCACCACGCTCGGCGCCTTCATCACCATGCCGATCCTGCTCGGCCTGATGGGGCTTTAG
- the lepB gene encoding signal peptidase I: MAKSKADREQGTGLWENLQTLIYALVIAGGIRTFAYEPFHIPSESMLPTLLVGDFLFVSKYAYGYSRFSLPGSPDLFKGRVLEGQPERGDVVVFRYPGDTSLDYIKRVIGVPGDRVQMRDGELWLNGERVQRRRVADFELHDRFGMVRRERQYEETLPGGRSYMTIDLRTSEGDNTPVFTVPPGHFFVMGDNRDNSQDSRFQVIHGGVGFLPAENLVGRANIRWLSVDGSASLFKPWTWPGAWRFERMFTSIH, encoded by the coding sequence GTGGCGAAGAGCAAGGCGGATCGCGAGCAGGGCACGGGCCTGTGGGAAAACCTGCAGACCCTGATCTATGCCCTGGTGATTGCTGGCGGCATCCGCACCTTTGCCTATGAGCCGTTCCATATCCCGTCTGAATCGATGCTGCCGACCCTGCTGGTCGGCGATTTCCTGTTCGTGTCGAAATACGCCTACGGCTATTCGCGCTTTTCGCTGCCGGGCAGCCCGGACCTGTTCAAGGGCCGCGTGCTGGAAGGCCAGCCGGAGCGCGGCGACGTGGTCGTGTTCCGCTATCCCGGCGACACGTCGCTGGATTACATCAAGCGCGTGATCGGCGTGCCGGGCGACCGGGTGCAGATGCGCGATGGCGAATTATGGCTGAACGGCGAGAGGGTGCAGCGCCGCCGCGTGGCCGATTTTGAACTGCATGACCGTTTCGGCATGGTGCGCCGCGAGCGCCAGTATGAGGAAACCCTGCCGGGTGGCCGCAGCTACATGACCATCGACCTGCGCACCAGCGAAGGCGACAACACCCCGGTCTTTACCGTGCCGCCGGGCCATTTCTTCGTGATGGGCGACAATCGCGACAATTCGCAGGATAGCCGCTTCCAGGTGATCCATGGCGGCGTCGGTTTCCTGCCGGCGGAAAACCTGGTCGGTCGCGCCAATATCCGCTGGCTGTCGGTGGATGGCTCGGCCTCGCTGTTCAAGCCGTGGACCTGGCCCGGCGCCTGGCGCTTCGAGCGCATGTTCACCAGCATTCACTGA
- a CDS encoding M81 family metallopeptidase, with translation MPFTVAIAGFQHETNTFAPQKAELKKFIDGEGWPALTMGKDILDVFPPANIPIGGFINAATSLGMALEPIAWAAAQPSSYVTVEAFEYVAKLICDGIAALRGRIDAVYLDLHGAMVTEHFEDGEGELLRRIRAIVGPDLPVVVSLDLHCNMTEVMLREADVLIAYRTYPHLDMAVTGGRVAKHLAKLLSRERPRQAKAMRRLPFLIPLTAQCTFIEPCKSIYDRIQEMEFGGVSSMSFTPGFHPADIRECGPAVFAYADSQEAADKAADALARHITERENEFATRLLKPHEAIEEARRLITGGAKKPIVLADVQDNPGAGATCDTTGLLQAMVEAGVPDAALCLMFDPEAALAAHQAGEGSSIDFPLGGKLFAGSKPYRQRYTVAKTGDGRFLCTGPFYGGTRMNLGPMALLRCNGVDTVVSSTRVQAADKEMYRHLGIEPVQRQILGLKSTVHFRGDFTDIAHDILIVESPGAFIERAETLPYKRLRSGIKLKPLGPVHKG, from the coding sequence ATGCCCTTTACCGTAGCCATTGCCGGCTTCCAGCATGAGACCAACACCTTCGCGCCGCAGAAGGCCGAACTGAAAAAGTTCATCGACGGCGAGGGCTGGCCCGCCCTGACCATGGGCAAGGACATCCTGGATGTTTTCCCGCCAGCCAATATCCCGATTGGCGGCTTCATAAACGCCGCGACCAGCCTTGGCATGGCGCTGGAGCCGATTGCCTGGGCGGCGGCACAGCCGTCGTCCTATGTCACGGTCGAGGCCTTCGAGTATGTCGCTAAGCTGATCTGCGACGGCATCGCGGCCCTGCGCGGCCGCATCGACGCGGTCTATCTCGACCTGCATGGCGCCATGGTGACGGAGCATTTCGAGGATGGCGAGGGCGAGTTGCTGCGCCGCATCCGTGCCATCGTCGGGCCGGACCTGCCGGTCGTGGTCAGCCTGGACCTGCATTGCAACATGACTGAGGTGATGCTGCGCGAGGCGGATGTGCTGATCGCCTACCGCACCTATCCGCATCTCGACATGGCCGTTACCGGTGGCCGCGTCGCCAAGCATCTCGCCAAGCTGTTGAGCCGCGAGCGGCCGCGCCAGGCCAAGGCGATGCGCCGGCTGCCCTTCCTGATCCCGCTGACCGCGCAATGCACCTTCATCGAGCCATGCAAGAGCATCTATGACCGCATCCAGGAAATGGAATTCGGCGGCGTCTCGTCGATGAGCTTCACCCCCGGCTTCCACCCGGCGGATATCCGCGAATGTGGCCCGGCGGTGTTTGCCTATGCCGACAGCCAGGAAGCCGCCGACAAGGCCGCCGATGCCCTGGCCCGCCATATCACCGAGCGTGAGAATGAATTCGCCACGCGGCTGCTGAAGCCGCATGAAGCCATCGAGGAAGCGCGCCGGCTGATCACCGGCGGCGCCAAAAAGCCGATCGTGCTGGCCGATGTGCAGGACAATCCCGGTGCCGGCGCCACCTGCGACACCACCGGGCTGCTGCAGGCCATGGTGGAGGCCGGCGTGCCGGATGCGGCACTCTGCCTGATGTTCGATCCGGAAGCGGCGCTGGCGGCGCATCAGGCCGGCGAGGGCAGCAGCATCGATTTCCCGCTCGGTGGCAAGCTGTTCGCCGGCTCCAAGCCCTATCGCCAGCGCTATACCGTGGCCAAGACCGGCGATGGCCGCTTTCTCTGCACCGGGCCGTTCTATGGTGGTACGCGGATGAATCTCGGGCCGATGGCGCTCTTGCGCTGCAATGGCGTCGATACCGTGGTGTCATCCACCCGCGTGCAGGCGGCGGACAAGGAGATGTACCGCCATCTCGGCATCGAACCTGTGCAGCGCCAGATTCTCGGCCTGAAAAGCACCGTGCATTTCCGCGGCGACTTCACCGATATCGCCCATGACATCCTGATCGTGGAAAGCCCCGGCGCCTTCATCGAACGCGCCGAAACACTGCCCTACAAGCGCCTGCGCTCAGGCATCAAGCTGAAGCCGCTGGGGCCGGTGCATAAGGGGTGA
- the era gene encoding GTPase Era, translating into MSETPTTCGYVAIVGAPNAGKSTLLNALVGAKISIVSSKVQTTRARITGIGMEGQTQLIFLDTPGIFAPKRRLDRAMVQAAWGGVDDADVILLVVDAARGYDDETREILKRLKEQKTPVVLALNKVDKLLREKLLGLTQAMNNDFPFAATFMISAEKGDGVGDLRRDLARRMPEGPWLYPEDQLADVPMRFLAAEITREKLFNALRQELPYAATVETEDWKDQKDGAAKINQVIFVERETQKKIVIGEGGAMLKRIGANARREMEEQFERRVHLFLFVKVRGDWGDDPERYEAMGLDFPKA; encoded by the coding sequence ATGAGTGAAACCCCCACCACTTGCGGCTATGTCGCCATTGTCGGTGCACCGAATGCCGGCAAGTCGACCTTGCTGAACGCTTTGGTCGGCGCCAAGATTTCCATTGTCTCCTCCAAGGTGCAGACGACGCGGGCGCGCATCACCGGCATCGGCATGGAAGGCCAGACGCAGCTCATCTTCCTGGACACGCCCGGCATCTTCGCGCCGAAGCGGCGGCTCGACCGCGCCATGGTGCAGGCGGCCTGGGGCGGCGTGGATGATGCCGATGTGATCCTGCTGGTGGTGGATGCGGCGCGCGGCTATGACGACGAGACGCGCGAAATCCTCAAGCGCCTGAAGGAACAGAAGACGCCGGTGGTGCTGGCGCTGAACAAGGTGGACAAGCTGCTGCGCGAGAAGCTGCTCGGTCTGACCCAGGCGATGAACAACGATTTCCCCTTCGCCGCCACGTTCATGATATCGGCGGAGAAGGGCGATGGCGTCGGCGATCTGCGCCGCGACCTTGCTCGCCGCATGCCTGAAGGCCCCTGGCTCTATCCGGAAGACCAGCTTGCCGACGTCCCGATGCGTTTCCTTGCCGCCGAGATCACGCGCGAGAAGCTGTTCAACGCGCTGCGCCAGGAACTGCCCTATGCCGCCACGGTGGAAACCGAGGATTGGAAGGACCAGAAGGACGGCGCCGCCAAGATCAACCAGGTGATCTTTGTTGAGCGTGAGACGCAGAAGAAGATCGTCATCGGCGAGGGTGGTGCCATGCTCAAGCGCATCGGCGCCAATGCCCGGCGCGAGATGGAAGAACAATTCGAGCGCCGCGTGCATCTTTTTCTGTTTGTGAAGGTGCGCGGCGACTGGGGCGACGATCCCGAGCGCTACGAGGCCATGGGCCTCGATTTCCCCAAAGCCTAA
- the rnc gene encoding ribonuclease III, with translation MSDDAQKSGLDILQQTLGHRFSEPKLLEEALVHPSANPRRSRAKSARRGAAKAEAARDYNRLEFIGDRVLGLIVATLLAKMFPDAAAGELALRYNALVRQESLARFAQDLGLGEHIQLSRSERDSGGAGKPAILADALEAVIAALYLDGGLAAAEQFVSRHMAPRLDDSSYAGAAKDAKTALQEWAAARGMNVPRYQVAGIEGPPHEPRFTVEVALGDGEPEQGKGGSKRAAEQEAAGRLLRRLEQNT, from the coding sequence GTGTCGGACGACGCCCAAAAATCCGGCCTCGACATCCTGCAGCAGACGCTCGGCCATCGCTTCAGCGAGCCGAAACTGCTGGAGGAGGCGCTGGTGCATCCCTCGGCCAATCCGCGCCGCTCGCGCGCCAAGTCGGCCCGTCGCGGTGCGGCCAAGGCGGAAGCCGCCCGCGACTATAATCGGCTTGAATTCATCGGCGACCGCGTGCTCGGCCTGATCGTTGCCACCTTGCTGGCGAAGATGTTTCCCGATGCCGCCGCCGGCGAACTGGCGCTGCGCTACAATGCATTGGTGCGGCAGGAAAGCCTGGCGCGCTTCGCCCAGGATCTGGGCTTGGGTGAGCATATCCAGCTTTCGCGTTCCGAGCGCGATTCCGGCGGCGCCGGCAAGCCGGCGATCCTGGCCGATGCGCTGGAAGCGGTGATCGCCGCTTTGTATCTCGATGGCGGCCTGGCGGCCGCCGAGCAATTCGTGTCGCGCCACATGGCGCCACGCCTGGACGATTCCTCCTATGCCGGCGCTGCCAAGGACGCAAAAACCGCCTTGCAGGAATGGGCCGCCGCGCGGGGCATGAATGTGCCGCGCTACCAGGTGGCCGGTATCGAAGGTCCGCCGCATGAGCCGCGCTTCACCGTGGAAGTGGCGCTGGGCGATGGCGAACCGGAACAGGGCAAGGGCGGCTCCAAGCGGGCTGCTGAACAGGAAGCCGCCGGCCGGCTATTACGCCGTCTGGAGCAAAATACATGA
- the ilvD gene encoding dihydroxy-acid dehydratase: MKGKSKKAAAPKKPAAKSKAKAKTNGFDKSKLPSRFVSVGPERAPHRSFYYAMGMKEEEIYQPLVGVVTTWNESAPCNISLGRQAQKAKAGVKAAGGTPREFTTITVTDAIAMGHQGMKASLVSREVIADSVELSVRGHCYDALVGFAGCDKSLPGLMMAMVRLNVPSVFVYGGSILPGRFKNRDVTIVDVFEAVGQVAAGTMNEDELHELECVACPSAGSCGGQFTANTMACISEAIGLALPGSSGAPAPYENRDDYGYASGKMVMELIKRNLRPRDIVTRKALENAAMIVAATGGSTNAGLHLPAIASECGIKFDLEDVARIMKRTPYIADLKPGGKYVAKDLYEVGGVQVVMKQLLDGGYLHGDCITVTGKTIAENLKGVKFPKNQDVIRPITNPLSPTGGVVGLKGNLAPEAAIVKVAGLKKLKHVGPARVFDCEEDAFAAVQARKYKEGDVIVIRYEGPKGGPGMREMLATTGAIYGQGMGEKVALITDGRFSGGTRGFCVGHVGPEAAVGGPIALIKNGDIITIDAEKGVLSVNVSAKEFAERKKKWKPRKHEFQSGTIWKYSQTVSTAAHGAVTHPGAAKETHVYADI; encoded by the coding sequence ATGAAGGGCAAGTCCAAGAAAGCCGCCGCCCCCAAGAAGCCTGCCGCGAAATCGAAAGCGAAGGCGAAGACGAACGGCTTCGACAAATCCAAGCTGCCCAGCCGTTTCGTCAGTGTCGGCCCCGAACGTGCACCGCACCGCAGCTTCTACTATGCGATGGGCATGAAGGAGGAGGAGATCTACCAACCGCTGGTCGGCGTGGTCACCACCTGGAATGAGTCGGCGCCGTGCAATATCTCGCTCGGCCGCCAGGCGCAGAAGGCCAAGGCCGGCGTGAAGGCCGCCGGCGGCACGCCGCGCGAATTCACCACCATCACCGTTACTGACGCCATCGCCATGGGCCACCAGGGCATGAAGGCCTCGCTGGTCAGCCGCGAAGTGATCGCTGACTCGGTTGAACTCTCGGTGCGCGGCCATTGCTACGACGCCCTGGTCGGTTTCGCCGGCTGCGACAAGTCGCTGCCCGGCCTGATGATGGCTATGGTGCGCCTGAACGTGCCCTCCGTGTTCGTCTATGGCGGCTCGATCCTGCCTGGCCGCTTCAAGAATCGCGACGTCACCATCGTCGATGTGTTCGAGGCCGTGGGCCAGGTCGCCGCAGGCACCATGAACGAGGACGAGCTGCACGAACTGGAATGCGTTGCCTGCCCGTCGGCCGGCTCCTGCGGCGGCCAGTTCACCGCCAACACCATGGCCTGCATTTCCGAAGCCATCGGCCTGGCGCTGCCGGGTTCCAGCGGCGCCCCGGCGCCGTATGAGAACCGCGACGATTACGGCTATGCCTCGGGCAAGATGGTGATGGAGCTGATCAAGCGCAATCTTCGCCCGCGCGACATCGTCACCCGCAAGGCGCTGGAGAATGCCGCCATGATCGTGGCGGCCACCGGCGGCAGCACCAATGCCGGTCTGCATCTGCCGGCCATCGCCAGCGAATGCGGCATCAAGTTCGACCTCGAGGACGTGGCCCGCATCATGAAGCGCACGCCCTACATCGCTGACCTCAAGCCGGGCGGCAAGTATGTCGCCAAGGACCTCTACGAGGTCGGCGGCGTGCAGGTGGTGATGAAGCAGTTGCTCGATGGCGGCTACCTGCATGGCGACTGCATCACCGTTACCGGCAAGACCATTGCCGAGAACCTCAAGGGCGTGAAGTTCCCGAAGAACCAGGACGTCATCCGTCCGATCACCAACCCGCTCAGCCCGACCGGCGGCGTGGTCGGCCTCAAGGGCAACCTGGCGCCGGAAGCCGCCATCGTGAAGGTGGCCGGCCTGAAGAAGCTGAAGCATGTTGGCCCGGCCCGCGTCTTCGACTGCGAGGAAGATGCCTTCGCCGCCGTGCAGGCGCGCAAGTACAAGGAAGGCGATGTCATCGTCATCCGCTATGAAGGCCCGAAGGGCGGCCCCGGCATGCGCGAAATGCTCGCCACCACCGGCGCCATCTACGGCCAGGGCATGGGCGAGAAGGTGGCGCTGATCACCGATGGCCGCTTCTCCGGCGGCACCCGTGGCTTCTGCGTCGGCCATGTCGGCCCGGAAGCTGCCGTCGGCGGTCCCATTGCCTTGATCAAGAATGGCGACATCATCACCATCGACGCCGAGAAGGGCGTGCTGAGCGTGAACGTGTCGGCCAAGGAATTCGCTGAGCGCAAGAAGAAGTGGAAGCCGCGCAAGCATGAATTCCAGTCGGGCACCATCTGGAAGTATTCCCAGACCGTGTCGACCGCCGCCCATGGCGCCGTGACCCATCCGGGCGCCGCCAAGGAAACCCACGTTTACGCGGACATCTGA
- a CDS encoding ABC transporter ATP-binding protein → MSALIEVAGLRKVFRLGDNEVLALAGIDVSIARGDFVAVMGPSGSGKSTFMNMVGCLDSPTGGSYRLDGEDVAAMDEDARADLRNRLLGFVFQSFNLLPRTTALDNVALPLLYRRGAAMPAAERRARAAGRLKEVGLAERGHHQPSQLSGGQQQRVAIARALVNDPALLLADEPTGALDSRTSVEIMALFQALNQRGITIVLVTHEPDIAAYASRKLLFRDGKLVSDERNPAPRQAAEEL, encoded by the coding sequence ATGAGCGCCCTCATCGAAGTGGCCGGCCTACGCAAGGTGTTCCGCCTCGGCGACAACGAGGTGTTGGCGCTGGCCGGCATCGACGTGAGCATCGCGCGCGGCGATTTCGTCGCCGTGATGGGGCCGTCCGGCTCGGGCAAATCCACCTTCATGAACATGGTCGGCTGCCTCGATTCACCCACCGGCGGCTCCTACCGCCTGGATGGCGAGGATGTTGCCGCCATGGACGAGGATGCCCGCGCCGACCTGCGCAACCGGCTGCTCGGCTTCGTGTTCCAGAGCTTCAACCTGCTGCCGCGCACCACGGCGCTGGACAATGTGGCTTTGCCCCTGCTCTACCGCCGTGGCGCCGCCATGCCGGCAGCCGAACGCCGTGCGCGGGCTGCCGGGCGCCTCAAGGAAGTCGGCCTTGCCGAACGCGGCCACCATCAACCCTCGCAGCTTTCCGGCGGTCAGCAGCAGCGCGTCGCCATTGCTCGCGCCCTGGTCAACGATCCGGCCCTGCTACTCGCCGACGAGCCAACCGGCGCGCTGGACAGCCGCACCTCGGTGGAGATCATGGCGCTGTTCCAGGCGCTGAACCAGCGCGGCATCACCATCGTGCTGGTGACCCATGAGCCGGATATCGCCGCCTATGCCAGCCGCAAGCTGCTGTTCCGCGATGGCAAATTGGTGAGCGACGAGCGCAACCCGGCCCCGCGCCAGGCAGCGGAGGAATTATGA
- a CDS encoding efflux RND transporter periplasmic adaptor subunit, protein MLVLLLAVAGGGFLLWRQNFATGDGPRYRIAKVERGSVVASVSASGTLAPVTQVQVGSQVSGQVKEILADFNSEVRANQVIARIDPESFEARVAQAAAELEVAQAAVLMQRASLDRARTDTQRAEITRVDAEREYSRKRDLADRGVGSTADKDRQEANALGAQAQVQGARAATTMAEAQLANAVAAVRQREAALRQSRIDLERTYIRSPVDGVVILRNIDAGQTVAASLQAPILFTIAETLTKMQVETSVDEADIGRLSESMAATFTVDSLPGRTFEGQIRQIRKSPQVVQNVVTYTVVIAADNPDLKLLPGMTANVRIVVEQRANTLKLPNAALRFRAPAGVTIEAAGGSQPAVAANASQGTGLQAVRERLVRELQLNDAQAQALDDAFNELRGRIAALGPDLNENQRRAAIERLRAENRHKIAAMLTPEQRQRYQAMAPAAGTNAARGSDGRAYQAKGAGLVSHSLRIGISDGSFTEIIGGSLKEGDEIVIGVQGAVSSGSGGGNAPRLRL, encoded by the coding sequence ATGCTTGTGCTGCTGCTGGCCGTGGCCGGCGGCGGCTTCCTGCTTTGGCGGCAGAATTTCGCCACCGGCGACGGCCCGCGCTACCGCATTGCAAAAGTCGAGCGCGGCAGCGTTGTCGCCAGCGTTTCCGCCTCCGGCACGCTGGCGCCGGTGACCCAGGTGCAGGTCGGCAGCCAGGTATCCGGACAGGTCAAGGAAATCCTGGCGGACTTCAACTCCGAGGTCCGCGCCAACCAGGTGATCGCCCGCATCGACCCGGAATCCTTCGAGGCCCGCGTCGCCCAGGCCGCCGCCGAGCTTGAGGTGGCGCAGGCCGCCGTGCTGATGCAGCGCGCCAGCCTGGACCGCGCGCGCACCGACACCCAGCGCGCCGAGATCACCCGCGTCGATGCCGAGCGCGAATACAGCCGCAAGCGCGACCTGGCGGATCGCGGCGTCGGCTCCACCGCCGACAAGGACCGCCAGGAGGCCAATGCGCTGGGCGCCCAGGCGCAGGTGCAGGGCGCGCGCGCCGCCACCACCATGGCCGAGGCGCAGCTTGCCAATGCCGTGGCCGCCGTGCGCCAGCGCGAGGCCGCCCTGCGCCAGTCGCGCATCGACCTGGAGCGCACCTATATCCGTTCACCGGTCGATGGCGTGGTTATCCTGCGCAATATCGACGCCGGCCAGACCGTGGCCGCCAGCCTGCAGGCGCCGATCCTGTTCACCATCGCCGAGACATTGACCAAGATGCAGGTGGAAACCAGCGTCGATGAGGCCGATATCGGCCGGCTCAGCGAGAGCATGGCCGCAACCTTCACAGTGGACAGCTTGCCCGGCCGCACCTTCGAGGGCCAGATCCGCCAGATCCGCAAATCGCCGCAAGTGGTGCAGAATGTGGTGACCTATACAGTGGTGATTGCCGCCGACAACCCGGACCTCAAACTGCTGCCGGGCATGACCGCGAATGTCCGCATTGTCGTGGAACAGCGTGCCAATACCCTGAAGCTGCCCAATGCCGCGCTGCGGTTCCGGGCGCCGGCGGGTGTTACCATCGAGGCCGCCGGTGGCAGCCAGCCGGCAGTGGCGGCAAACGCCTCCCAGGGCACCGGTTTGCAGGCCGTGCGCGAACGGCTGGTGCGCGAGTTGCAGCTCAACGACGCCCAGGCCCAGGCGCTGGACGATGCGTTCAACGAGCTGCGCGGCAGGATCGCCGCCCTCGGACCTGACTTGAATGAAAACCAGCGCCGCGCCGCCATTGAACGGCTACGCGCCGAGAACCGGCACAAGATCGCCGCCATGCTGACGCCGGAACAGCGCCAGCGCTATCAGGCCATGGCGCCCGCTGCCGGTACGAATGCGGCGCGCGGCAGCGATGGCCGCGCCTACCAGGCCAAGGGTGCCGGACTGGTCAGCCACAGCCTGCGCATCGGTATCAGCGATGGCAGCTTCACCGAGATCATCGGCGGCAGCTTGAAGGAAGGCGATGAAATCGTGATCGGGGTGCAGGGTGCCGTATCGTCTGGCTCGGGCGGCGGCAACGCACCGCGCCTGCGGCTCTGA
- a CDS encoding ABC transporter permease, which yields MSPLASLLVALRALRVNMLRSGLTMLGIVIGVAAVITMVAVGEGAQERVREQIKSLGSNLIVILSGAVTSGGARLGFGSQLTITEDDGYAIAREVDLVQAAAPVSRGTAQIVFGNQNWSSVVMGITPDYLDVRDWEMASGRSLAQEEIDSAAKVVLLGQTVANNLFGDADPIEQTIRIRKVPFTVIGVLAKKGQSMQGQDQDDVVLVPISTARKRLLGGQQARQRAVVAISVKVHDGADMAEAESQIRDLLRQRHRLQPNQDDDFWLRNLSEVLETQQAAQRVMALLLAAVASVSLVVGGIGIMNIMLVSVTERTREIGLRMAVGARRRDILAQFLIEAVTLAAIGGLIGVGLGIGAAIGIAYFTDWPVRIAPAAIILAVGFAAAVGVFFGFYPARKASRLEPMEALRFE from the coding sequence ATGAGCCCGCTCGCCAGCCTGCTGGTCGCGCTCCGCGCGCTGCGCGTCAACATGCTGCGCTCCGGCCTCACCATGCTCGGCATCGTGATCGGCGTGGCCGCCGTGATCACCATGGTGGCGGTGGGCGAAGGCGCGCAGGAGCGCGTGCGCGAACAGATCAAAAGTCTCGGCTCCAACCTGATCGTGATCCTCTCTGGCGCTGTCACCAGCGGCGGCGCCCGGCTCGGTTTCGGCTCACAGCTCACCATCACCGAGGATGACGGCTATGCCATCGCCCGCGAGGTCGATCTGGTGCAGGCAGCGGCGCCGGTGTCGCGCGGCACGGCGCAGATCGTGTTCGGCAATCAGAACTGGTCCAGCGTGGTCATGGGCATCACGCCGGATTACCTGGATGTGCGCGATTGGGAAATGGCCAGTGGCCGTAGTCTCGCCCAAGAGGAAATCGACAGCGCCGCCAAGGTGGTGCTGCTGGGCCAGACGGTGGCCAACAACCTGTTCGGCGATGCCGACCCCATCGAGCAGACCATCCGCATCCGCAAGGTGCCGTTCACGGTGATCGGCGTGCTGGCCAAGAAGGGCCAGAGCATGCAAGGTCAGGACCAGGACGACGTGGTGCTGGTGCCGATCAGCACCGCGCGCAAGCGCCTGCTCGGCGGCCAGCAGGCACGCCAGCGCGCCGTGGTGGCGATTTCCGTGAAGGTGCATGATGGCGCCGACATGGCCGAGGCCGAGAGCCAGATCCGCGACCTGCTGCGCCAGCGCCATCGCCTGCAGCCGAACCAGGATGACGATTTCTGGCTGCGCAATCTCTCCGAGGTACTGGAGACGCAGCAGGCGGCGCAGCGCGTCATGGCCCTGCTGCTGGCCGCCGTGGCCTCGGTGTCGCTGGTGGTCGGCGGCATCGGCATCATGAACATCATGCTGGTCAGCGTCACCGAACGCACCCGCGAGATCGGCCTACGCATGGCGGTGGGCGCCCGGCGGCGCGACATCCTGGCGCAATTCCTGATCGAAGCCGTGACCCTGGCAGCGATCGGCGGCCTGATCGGCGTTGGCCTCGGCATCGGTGCCGCCATCGGCATCGCCTATTTCACCGACTGGCCGGTGCGCATCGCCCCGGCAGCGATTATACTGGCAGTGGGTTTCGCCGCCGCCGTGGGGGTGTTTTTCGGCTTCTATCCGGCCCGCAAAGCCTCGAGACTGGAACCCATGGAAGCCCTCCGCTTCGAATAA